A window of the Acidimicrobiales bacterium genome harbors these coding sequences:
- a CDS encoding ABC transporter substrate-binding protein yields MVPRLLARRCSARARGNGRRGEGGFTLIELLVVVVILGILAGVVVFSVGGVTDRGESSAVKTDARTIRTAQEAFFAKNGFYGTEEQLVEQGFLSSPSTTHDVVVSSGPSCGPAGSCFVITCQVDTGCGASSTPVLGGTLVINNGSSSPGQALNHSVNTASDVVSNGADMFNGLLRYERDGSLGGDLALSFTVDNNVPSSSNANCAAAACDAVTTVATFVLRPGVKFHGADATRPGDGEVLEPADVEFSFSRAILAAHSRTRALNPALGVTGQTTSTVVPPEAIQTLPPSPGNGGTVKFNLRQIFAPFPFALTVTEAPIISETAYGPCFSDGSLFNSPPTTPICPATVSPVGTGPFRFKSLGSEGVRTVKNPDYFRVDGAGNRLPYLDEVFKKVVSGNAATSLESGAVDVANVNVADVVRLRRNTTIEIAFPRSTNIQTIGLNMTKRQAGSATAAPPPPGGTQAVGLPPEQGGYPPSSPYFGQNKAGSNENAPPHRILGDSRVREAIFKALDRPKMWNDVYFQTGRVADAPIHSSFALPNGGAYQGPQPLPTFDRAAAGALLSAAGWSDTGNPDGFRRALNHPNENNADPELVVPDGTKLALEYIHATGGENLATEIKAQLKTIGIDVTTISANNGSVVAPRIFHARTFDMGGYSNNNGAEPQFGARRLVHTDQVIQSNSFANASGYKSTLMDQLWLEASKAPDTATYQAKFLQIQRMILGLSTPGGPPLTALEINQKLPVVHVMETVNIRGARANCGGFNHGDTGLYMESAHCKRT; encoded by the coding sequence ATGGTGCCGCGATTGCTGGCGCGTCGTTGTTCTGCTCGTGCTCGGGGGAACGGGCGGCGAGGCGAGGGTGGGTTCACGCTCATCGAGCTCCTGGTCGTCGTCGTCATCCTCGGGATCCTGGCCGGGGTGGTGGTGTTCAGCGTCGGGGGGGTGACCGACCGTGGCGAGTCCTCGGCCGTCAAGACCGACGCCCGCACGATCCGCACGGCGCAGGAGGCCTTCTTCGCCAAGAACGGCTTCTACGGCACCGAGGAGCAGCTGGTGGAGCAGGGGTTCCTCAGCTCACCGTCCACCACGCACGACGTCGTCGTCTCCTCGGGGCCGTCGTGCGGTCCCGCCGGGTCGTGCTTCGTGATCACCTGCCAGGTCGACACGGGCTGCGGGGCGTCGTCGACGCCGGTGCTCGGGGGGACGCTCGTCATCAACAACGGCTCGTCCTCTCCGGGCCAGGCGCTGAACCACTCCGTCAACACGGCGAGCGACGTGGTCAGCAACGGAGCGGACATGTTCAACGGCCTGTTGCGCTACGAGCGCGACGGGAGCCTGGGGGGCGACCTTGCCCTGAGCTTCACCGTCGACAACAACGTTCCGTCCTCCTCGAACGCCAACTGCGCGGCCGCAGCGTGCGACGCCGTCACCACGGTCGCCACCTTCGTCCTGCGGCCGGGGGTGAAGTTCCACGGCGCCGACGCCACCAGGCCGGGCGACGGCGAGGTGCTGGAGCCCGCCGACGTCGAGTTCAGCTTCTCCCGGGCGATCCTCGCCGCCCACAGCCGCACCCGAGCCCTCAACCCGGCGCTCGGTGTGACGGGGCAGACGACGAGCACCGTCGTCCCGCCGGAGGCCATCCAGACGCTCCCGCCCTCGCCCGGCAACGGCGGGACGGTGAAGTTCAACCTCCGGCAGATATTCGCCCCGTTCCCGTTCGCCCTCACCGTCACCGAGGCGCCGATCATCTCGGAGACGGCCTACGGTCCCTGCTTCTCCGACGGGTCCCTCTTCAACTCGCCGCCGACCACGCCGATCTGCCCCGCCACCGTCAGCCCCGTCGGCACCGGTCCGTTCCGGTTCAAGTCCCTCGGGAGCGAAGGCGTCCGCACGGTGAAGAACCCCGACTACTTCCGGGTCGACGGCGCCGGAAACCGCCTCCCCTACCTCGACGAGGTCTTCAAGAAGGTGGTGTCCGGCAACGCCGCCACGTCGCTGGAGTCGGGAGCGGTCGACGTCGCCAACGTGAACGTCGCCGACGTCGTCCGCTTGCGGAGGAACACCACCATCGAGATCGCGTTCCCCCGCAGCACCAACATCCAGACCATCGGGCTCAACATGACCAAGCGGCAGGCCGGATCGGCCACCGCCGCCCCTCCGCCGCCGGGCGGGACGCAGGCCGTCGGCCTGCCTCCCGAGCAGGGCGGCTACCCGCCCAGCAGCCCCTACTTCGGCCAGAACAAGGCCGGTTCGAACGAGAACGCACCCCCCCACAGGATCCTCGGGGACAGCCGGGTCCGGGAGGCCATCTTCAAGGCGCTCGACCGGCCCAAGATGTGGAACGACGTCTACTTCCAGACCGGGCGCGTGGCCGACGCCCCCATCCACAGCAGCTTCGCCCTGCCCAACGGCGGCGCCTACCAGGGCCCCCAGCCGCTCCCCACCTTCGACCGCGCGGCGGCCGGGGCCCTCCTCTCGGCGGCCGGCTGGTCCGACACGGGCAACCCCGACGGGTTCCGCCGGGCGCTGAACCACCCCAACGAGAACAACGCCGATCCCGAGCTGGTGGTCCCCGACGGCACCAAGCTGGCGCTCGAGTACATCCACGCCACGGGCGGCGAGAACCTGGCAACGGAGATCAAGGCCCAGCTGAAGACCATCGGGATCGACGTCACCACCATCAGCGCGAACAACGGCAGCGTCGTCGCCCCCCGCATCTTCCATGCCCGCACATTCGACATGGGCGGGTACTCCAACAACAACGGGGCCGAGCCGCAGTTCGGCGCCCGGCGCCTCGTCCACACCGACCAGGTGATCCAGAGCAACTCATTCGCCAACGCCTCGGGGTACAAGAGCACGCTGATGGACCAGCTGTGGCTGGAGGCCAGCAAGGCGCCGGACACGGCCACCTACCAGGCCAAGTTCCTCCAGATCCAACGGATGATCCTCGGCCTGTCCACACCGGGCGGCCCGCCGCTCACCGCCCTCGAGATCAACCAGAAGCTCCCGGTGGTCCACGTCATGGAGACCGTGAACATTCGGGGCGCCCGGGCCAACTGCGGCGGCTTCAACCACGGCGACACCGGCCTGTACATGGAGTCCGCGCACTGCAAGAGGACCTGA
- a CDS encoding response regulator transcription factor — protein MPTRVFLLDDHEVVRRGLRELLEAEDDLVVVGEAGTAEEALRRVPATSPDVAVLDVRLPDGDGVEVCRDIRSRHPEVNCLMLTSFADDEALFASIMAGAAGYVLKQVKGADLVDAVRRVARGESLLDPAVTQRVFERLRSRPEDDELASLTEQERRILDLIAEGLTNRQIGDRMFLAEKTVKNYVSNVLAKLGMSRRTEAAAYAARLAERKGGSDRR, from the coding sequence ATGCCGACGCGCGTGTTCCTGCTCGACGATCACGAGGTGGTCCGCCGGGGTCTCCGGGAGCTCCTGGAGGCCGAGGACGACCTCGTGGTCGTGGGCGAAGCCGGGACGGCGGAGGAGGCGCTGCGCCGGGTCCCGGCCACCAGCCCCGACGTCGCCGTGCTGGACGTACGGCTGCCCGACGGCGACGGCGTCGAGGTGTGCCGGGACATCCGCTCGCGCCACCCCGAGGTCAACTGCCTGATGCTCACGTCGTTCGCCGACGACGAGGCCCTGTTCGCCTCCATCATGGCGGGGGCGGCGGGTTACGTCCTCAAGCAGGTCAAGGGCGCCGACCTGGTGGACGCCGTGCGCCGGGTGGCGCGCGGCGAGTCGCTCCTCGACCCGGCGGTGACGCAGCGGGTGTTCGAGCGCCTGCGGTCCCGCCCCGAGGACGACGAGCTGGCGTCGCTCACCGAGCAGGAGCGGCGCATCCTCGACCTGATCGCCGAGGGGCTCACCAACCGCCAGATCGGCGACCGGATGTTCCTGGCCGAGAAGACGGTGAAGAACTACGTCTCCAACGTGCTGGCCAAGCTGGGCATGAGCAGGCGGACCGAGGCGGCCGCGTACGCGGCACGGCTGGCCGAGCGCAAGGGCGGCTCGGACCGCCGGTAG
- a CDS encoding GAF domain-containing protein has protein sequence MLDAVLSVTSDLDLTTMLHRIVSAAVELVDAEYGALGVLDASRTSLAEFITVGVDDEVHRAIGELPRGHGILGLLIVDPKPIRLPDLREHPDSYGFPPNHPPMQSFLGVPVRVRDEVFGNLYLTDKTTAEVFTDVDEELVVALAAAAGIAIENARLHARVQELALLEDRERIARDLHDTVIQRLFATGLSLQGAARLAQRPEVAARIGQAVEDLDLTVKHIRSAIFGLESSRPSAGGLRARVLSVAGEAAGPLGFEARVLFDGPLDTAVPAAVAADLQTVLREALTNVARHAKARRVDVTVKAELGGDIVLRVEDDGIGRTDAALPEPGGGLGLRNIARRAERYGGRLEMSGSANGGFVLEWRVPQSPAQA, from the coding sequence TTGCTCGACGCCGTGCTGAGCGTCACCTCCGACCTCGACCTGACCACGATGCTCCACCGCATCGTGTCGGCGGCGGTGGAGCTGGTCGACGCCGAGTACGGCGCCCTCGGCGTGCTGGACGCCAGCCGGACCAGCCTGGCCGAGTTCATCACCGTGGGCGTCGACGACGAGGTCCACCGGGCCATCGGCGAGCTGCCCCGCGGCCACGGGATCCTCGGCCTGCTCATCGTGGACCCCAAGCCCATCCGGCTCCCGGACCTGCGGGAGCACCCAGACAGCTACGGCTTCCCGCCCAACCACCCGCCCATGCAGTCGTTCCTCGGCGTGCCGGTGCGGGTGCGCGACGAGGTCTTCGGCAACCTGTACCTCACCGACAAGACGACGGCCGAGGTGTTCACCGACGTCGACGAGGAGCTGGTCGTCGCCCTGGCCGCCGCCGCCGGCATCGCCATCGAGAACGCCCGCCTGCACGCCCGGGTCCAGGAGCTGGCCCTCCTCGAGGACCGCGAGCGCATCGCCCGCGACCTCCACGACACGGTGATCCAGCGCCTGTTCGCCACCGGCCTGTCGCTCCAGGGCGCCGCCCGCCTGGCCCAGCGCCCCGAGGTGGCGGCCCGCATCGGCCAGGCCGTCGAGGACCTCGACCTCACCGTCAAGCACATCCGGTCCGCCATCTTCGGCCTGGAGTCGTCCCGGCCCTCGGCCGGCGGGCTGCGTGCCCGCGTCCTGTCGGTCGCCGGGGAGGCGGCCGGGCCGCTCGGGTTCGAGGCCCGGGTCCTGTTCGACGGCCCGCTGGACACCGCCGTGCCGGCCGCCGTCGCCGCCGACCTCCAGACCGTCCTGCGGGAGGCGCTCACCAACGTGGCCCGCCACGCCAAGGCCCGCCGGGTGGACGTGACCGTCAAGGCCGAGCTGGGCGGCGACATCGTGCTGCGGGTCGAGGACGACGGCATCGGCAGGACCGACGCCGCCCTGCCCGAGCCGGGCGGCGGGCTGGGCCTGCGGAACATCGCCAGGCGGGCGGAGCGCTACGGCGGGCGCCTGGAGATGTCGGGGAGCGCCAACGGCGGCTTCGTGCTCGAGTGGCGGGTCCCCCAGAGCCCGGCCCAGGCGTGA
- a CDS encoding pyridoxamine 5'-phosphate oxidase family protein: MTGPVPDDDQAGGRGRGLTVLGEDECRALLARHSLGRLGFVSGEGWPVILPVNYVFDEPSIVVRTGAGTKLSDIPLTMVAFEVDAADPAGAWGWSVLAQGPAFDITDSLDDHSESLRHLPVDPRAPGDKPHWLRISARRLSGRRFGEVPAGS; encoded by the coding sequence GTGACCGGGCCCGTGCCCGACGACGACCAGGCCGGCGGTCGCGGCCGCGGCCTCACGGTCCTCGGTGAGGACGAGTGCCGCGCCCTGCTGGCGCGTCATTCGCTCGGCCGGCTCGGCTTCGTCTCCGGCGAGGGGTGGCCGGTGATCCTGCCCGTGAACTATGTGTTCGACGAGCCGAGCATCGTGGTCCGCACGGGCGCCGGCACCAAGCTCTCCGACATCCCCCTGACCATGGTCGCCTTCGAGGTGGACGCCGCCGACCCCGCCGGGGCGTGGGGTTGGAGCGTGCTGGCGCAGGGACCGGCGTTCGACATCACGGACTCGCTCGACGACCACTCGGAGTCGCTCCGCCACCTTCCCGTCGACCCGCGGGCGCCGGGCGACAAGCCCCACTGGCTGAGGATCAGCGCCCGGCGGCTCAGCGGCCGCCGCTTCGGCGAGGTCCCCGCCGGCTCGTGA
- a CDS encoding acetate/propionate family kinase, with protein sequence MTAGTRVLVVNTGSSSVKLRLLGGDDAVAFRADLGPMADPSSVAGLVRHLRALASSGDVDVVGHRVVHGGDRFRASVVVGDAVEQELDDLGDLAPLHNPPAVAALRAARRLVAVPHVACFDTAFHATMPAEASTLAVPAVWRERWGVRRYGFHGLSHAYAARRAAALVGRPPESLRVVTCHLGAGASLCAVVAGRSVDTTMGFTPLDGLVMATRSGAVDPGALLWLQRRAGLDPDDMETALDRESGLLGLSGTGSSPRELYPAADAGHRAARLALDVYLHRLAAAVAAMATSAGGLDAIAFTGGVGENDARLRSDAVARLAWLGAAVDPGANGEAGGDRVVSPRGAQPVVCVVAAREDVEIAAEARRTAGP encoded by the coding sequence GTGACCGCGGGTACCCGCGTCCTGGTGGTGAACACCGGGTCGAGCAGCGTCAAGCTCCGGCTGCTCGGCGGGGACGACGCGGTCGCCTTCCGCGCCGACCTGGGCCCCATGGCGGACCCGTCGTCGGTGGCCGGCCTGGTCCGCCACCTGCGGGCGTTGGCGTCGTCGGGTGACGTGGACGTGGTCGGCCACCGGGTGGTCCACGGCGGCGACCGGTTCCGGGCGAGCGTGGTCGTGGGCGACGCGGTCGAGCAGGAGCTCGACGACCTGGGCGACCTGGCGCCGCTGCACAACCCGCCCGCCGTCGCCGCCCTGCGCGCCGCCCGCCGGCTCGTCGCCGTCCCCCACGTCGCCTGCTTCGACACCGCCTTCCACGCCACGATGCCGGCCGAGGCGTCCACCCTGGCCGTGCCGGCCGTGTGGCGGGAGCGCTGGGGCGTGCGGCGCTACGGGTTCCACGGGCTCAGCCACGCCTACGCCGCACGGCGGGCGGCGGCGCTGGTCGGGCGACCACCGGAGTCGCTCCGGGTGGTGACCTGCCACCTCGGCGCGGGCGCCTCGCTGTGCGCCGTCGTCGCCGGTCGATCGGTCGACACCACCATGGGGTTCACGCCCCTGGACGGGTTGGTGATGGCCACCCGGTCGGGTGCCGTCGACCCCGGCGCCCTCCTGTGGCTCCAGCGCCGGGCCGGTCTCGATCCGGACGACATGGAGACGGCCCTGGACCGGGAGTCCGGGCTTCTCGGGCTCTCGGGCACCGGCTCGAGCCCGCGCGAGCTGTACCCGGCGGCGGACGCCGGCCACCGGGCCGCCCGCCTCGCCCTCGACGTCTACCTCCACCGGCTGGCCGCCGCCGTCGCCGCCATGGCGACGTCGGCCGGCGGGCTGGACGCCATCGCGTTCACCGGCGGGGTGGGCGAGAACGACGCCCGCCTGCGGTCCGACGCGGTGGCCCGCCTGGCGTGGCTGGGCGCCGCCGTCGACCCGGGGGCGAACGGCGAGGCGGGCGGCGACCGGGTGGTGTCGCCCCGCGGCGCCCAACCGGTCGTGTGCGTGGTGGCGGCCCGGGAGGACGTGGAGATCGCCGCCGAGGCCCGGAGGACGGCCGGCCCCTGA
- a CDS encoding HAD family hydrolase has protein sequence MDNDRPAILVDVDGTLVDTNYFHAVAWWRAFRDIGEDVPMSRIHPLIGMGSDQLVHRLIGRESEEASDAHSRRYEPFKQEITAFPRAADLLAELARRGARVVLATSSDEEDLARLREAVGADDAVEGAVSKGDVAHSKPSPDIFEAALQKFDLGRGRTMVVGDTPWDVEAAAKLGLSTVCVLTGGATREQLEEAGAVAVYEDVGELLDRLDESPLAKVLEG, from the coding sequence GTGGACAACGACCGGCCCGCCATCCTCGTCGACGTCGACGGCACCCTCGTCGACACCAACTACTTCCACGCCGTCGCCTGGTGGCGCGCCTTCCGCGACATCGGCGAGGACGTCCCCATGAGCCGCATCCACCCGCTGATCGGCATGGGGTCCGACCAGCTGGTGCACCGCCTGATCGGGCGGGAGAGCGAGGAGGCGAGCGACGCCCACTCGCGGCGGTACGAGCCGTTCAAGCAGGAGATCACCGCCTTCCCCCGGGCGGCCGACCTGCTCGCCGAGCTGGCCCGCCGGGGCGCCCGGGTCGTGCTGGCCACGTCCTCGGACGAGGAGGACCTGGCCCGGCTGCGCGAGGCGGTGGGGGCCGACGACGCCGTCGAGGGCGCCGTCTCCAAGGGCGACGTGGCCCACAGCAAGCCGTCACCCGACATCTTCGAGGCGGCGCTCCAGAAGTTCGACCTGGGCCGGGGCCGCACGATGGTGGTGGGCGACACGCCGTGGGACGTCGAGGCGGCGGCCAAGCTCGGGCTTTCGACCGTCTGCGTGCTCACCGGCGGCGCCACGAGGGAGCAGCTGGAGGAGGCGGGGGCGGTCGCCGTCTACGAGGACGTGGGCGAGCTGCTCGACCGGCTCGACGAGTCACCGCTGGCCAAGGTGCTCGAGGGCTGA
- a CDS encoding DUF2231 domain-containing protein, translated as MRALSFRPSLTMRGRKFKGLRGWAGKPLHPPLTDVPVGAYVLVAAFDVISFLGSDQEWARDFFRAGTFTLVGGFVVGLAAAATGFWDWLKSTQKGTQARRTVNAHAWTMVAVTVGVLVGVVLRLGTFSDEASTPGPLLVLSLVVFVLTTLGGTIGGSLAYDYGFNVETAGDHPVWHESEEDVFPGQH; from the coding sequence GTGCGGGCACTGTCGTTCCGGCCCTCGCTCACCATGCGGGGCCGCAAGTTCAAGGGTCTGCGGGGGTGGGCGGGGAAGCCGCTGCACCCGCCGCTGACCGACGTGCCGGTCGGTGCCTACGTGCTGGTGGCCGCCTTCGACGTGATCTCGTTCCTGGGGAGCGACCAGGAGTGGGCCCGCGACTTCTTCCGCGCCGGTACGTTCACCCTGGTCGGCGGGTTCGTCGTCGGCCTGGCCGCCGCCGCCACCGGTTTCTGGGACTGGCTGAAGTCCACCCAGAAGGGCACGCAGGCCCGGCGCACGGTGAACGCCCACGCGTGGACGATGGTGGCGGTCACCGTCGGCGTGCTGGTCGGCGTCGTCCTGCGCCTGGGCACGTTCTCCGACGAGGCGTCCACGCCCGGGCCGCTGCTCGTGCTCAGCCTCGTGGTGTTCGTGCTGACCACGCTCGGCGGCACCATCGGCGGTTCGCTCGCCTACGACTACGGCTTCAACGTCGAGACGGCGGGCGACCACCCCGTCTGGCACGAGTCCGAGGAGGACGTCTTCCCCGGGCAGCACTGA
- a CDS encoding transcriptional regulator, giving the protein MSASPPRSFDDQVVAVALLSEPVRRSLYSYVSSRAGDVGRDEAAAAVGIDRSLAAFHLDKLVERGLLEASFRRLTGRTGPGSGRPSKLYRRSAVDHDITLPPRRYGLAARLLAQGVEAAAGATPAPEAVDGAARRFGRGLGTSIGEGLAPGTAPDRCAVLSEALGSYGYEPFDDDGVLRLRNCPFHALAEEHRALVCGMNRALLEGVVEGLGAEGLEARPEFEPGHCCVTVTIGPEGS; this is encoded by the coding sequence GTGAGCGCGTCGCCGCCCCGGTCGTTCGACGACCAGGTGGTCGCCGTGGCGCTGCTCAGCGAGCCCGTCCGCCGGTCGCTGTACTCCTACGTCTCCTCCCGGGCCGGTGACGTGGGCCGCGACGAGGCCGCCGCCGCCGTCGGCATCGACCGCAGCCTCGCCGCGTTCCACCTCGACAAGCTGGTCGAGCGCGGCCTGCTGGAGGCGTCGTTCCGCCGGCTGACGGGCCGCACCGGGCCCGGCTCGGGCCGGCCGTCCAAGCTGTACCGGCGCTCGGCCGTCGACCACGACATCACGCTGCCGCCCCGGCGCTACGGGCTGGCCGCCCGCCTCCTGGCCCAGGGTGTGGAGGCGGCGGCCGGGGCCACGCCGGCACCGGAGGCGGTCGACGGGGCGGCGCGGCGCTTCGGCCGGGGCCTGGGGACGTCGATCGGCGAGGGGCTGGCGCCGGGCACGGCCCCCGACCGGTGCGCCGTCCTCTCCGAGGCGCTGGGGAGCTACGGGTACGAGCCGTTCGACGACGACGGCGTCCTCCGCCTGCGCAACTGCCCGTTCCACGCCCTGGCCGAGGAGCACCGGGCGCTGGTGTGCGGCATGAACCGGGCGCTGCTGGAGGGCGTGGTCGAGGGGCTGGGGGCGGAGGGCCTGGAGGCGCGGCCGGAGTTCGAGCCGGGCCACTGCTGCGTCACGGTGACCATCGGACCAGAAGGGAGCTGA
- the folE gene encoding GTP cyclohydrolase I FolE, which produces MGIIPADRTAEVTVVRAPELRLVQGGADVDLPAAERAVADLLAALGQDLDDEHLRDTPRRVAATFDELLSPRPFSVTTFPNDEGYDELVIARDIPFHSLCQHHLLPFKGVAHVAYLPGERIVGLSKLARVVELFARRLQVQERLTKQIADWLVHHLHPKGVGVVVEAEHLCMTLRGVQATGSRTVTSSLHGLLRDDPGSRAEFLALAGVRA; this is translated from the coding sequence ATGGGCATCATCCCGGCCGACCGCACCGCCGAGGTCACCGTGGTCCGGGCGCCGGAGCTGCGGCTCGTGCAGGGCGGCGCCGACGTGGACCTGCCGGCGGCCGAGCGCGCCGTGGCCGACCTCCTGGCCGCCCTGGGACAGGACCTCGACGACGAGCACCTGCGGGACACCCCCCGCCGGGTGGCCGCCACCTTCGACGAGCTCCTGTCGCCCCGGCCGTTCAGCGTCACCACGTTCCCGAACGACGAGGGGTACGACGAGCTGGTGATCGCCCGGGACATCCCGTTCCACTCGCTCTGCCAGCACCACCTCCTCCCGTTCAAGGGGGTCGCCCACGTGGCCTACCTGCCGGGCGAGCGCATCGTCGGGCTGTCGAAGCTGGCCCGGGTGGTCGAGCTGTTCGCCCGCCGCCTCCAGGTGCAGGAGCGGCTCACCAAGCAGATCGCCGACTGGCTGGTGCACCACCTCCACCCCAAGGGTGTCGGCGTGGTCGTCGAGGCCGAGCACCTGTGCATGACGCTGAGGGGCGTGCAGGCCACCGGGTCACGGACCGTCACGTCGTCCCTCCACGGCCTGCTCCGCGACGACCCGGGATCGCGCGCCGAGTTCCTCGCCCTGGCCGGCGTCCGGGCGTGA
- a CDS encoding glucosyl-3-phosphoglycerate synthase yields MTLLAPPAGAGAIAGATVADLVAAKGGHTVAVCIPARNESATIASVVRVARRLAAAGLVDELVVVDDGSVDATGPLAAAAGARVLVAPTGPGKGQALAAAVSATVADVVVFVDADVANFSERFVTALVAPLLYDPSVQLVKGAYRRALHGVAGEGGRVTELVARPLLERFFPELAGVGQPLAGETAVRRSALDGVALEDGYAIEIALLIDVYRRWGAGAVAEVDLGERVHRNRPLADLRHQAGAVLDAVLARAGAPG; encoded by the coding sequence GTGACCCTGCTCGCTCCCCCCGCCGGCGCCGGCGCCATCGCCGGCGCGACCGTGGCCGACCTGGTGGCGGCCAAGGGGGGCCACACCGTCGCCGTCTGCATCCCGGCCCGCAACGAGTCGGCCACCATCGCGTCGGTGGTCCGCGTCGCCCGCCGCCTCGCCGCTGCCGGGCTGGTGGACGAGCTGGTGGTGGTGGACGACGGCTCGGTCGACGCCACCGGCCCCCTGGCCGCCGCCGCCGGGGCGCGGGTGCTCGTGGCGCCGACGGGGCCGGGCAAGGGCCAGGCACTGGCCGCCGCCGTCTCCGCCACCGTCGCCGACGTGGTCGTCTTCGTGGACGCCGACGTGGCGAACTTCTCGGAGCGCTTCGTGACCGCCCTCGTCGCCCCGCTGCTGTACGACCCCTCCGTGCAGCTCGTCAAGGGCGCCTACCGCCGGGCGCTCCACGGCGTCGCCGGCGAGGGCGGTCGGGTCACCGAGCTGGTCGCCCGCCCCCTGCTGGAGCGCTTCTTCCCCGAGCTGGCCGGCGTGGGCCAGCCCCTGGCCGGCGAGACGGCGGTGCGCCGGTCGGCCCTGGACGGCGTGGCCCTGGAGGACGGCTACGCCATCGAGATCGCCCTCCTGATCGACGTCTACCGGCGGTGGGGTGCCGGCGCCGTGGCCGAGGTCGACCTGGGCGAGCGGGTCCACCGCAACCGCCCGCTGGCCGACCTGCGCCACCAGGCGGGGGCCGTGCTGGACGCCGTGCTCGCCCGCGCCGGCGCGCCCGGCTGA
- the folP gene encoding dihydropteroate synthase codes for MGGRPALRLRLRGTTLEIRPGAPLVMGVVNASPESFSDGPDMATPGRRMARAAELLEQGADLVDVGGESGVTDRAPLEPDEETARILPLVRELVAGGAIVSVDTWKAPVARAALEAGAHLINDVSGLADPEIAGQCARFGAGLVVMHTRARPKVKQFPAYDDVVGDVRRFLEQRADEAVVQGVGPESVVLDPGPDFAKTPAQTVEVLRRLGDLTALGRPLLLAVSRKDFVGALTGRAPRGRLAGTLAAIGEGVDAGASILRVHDVAAARDYLAVRAALRGEPPVDPSLHLPEHLRREAPAAGGTGG; via the coding sequence GTGGGCGGCCGCCCGGCCCTCCGCCTGCGCCTGCGGGGCACCACGCTGGAGATCCGGCCCGGAGCTCCCCTGGTGATGGGCGTCGTGAACGCCAGCCCCGAGTCGTTCTCCGACGGGCCGGACATGGCCACGCCGGGCCGCCGGATGGCCCGGGCCGCCGAGCTGCTGGAGCAGGGTGCCGACCTGGTGGACGTGGGCGGTGAGTCCGGCGTCACCGACCGGGCGCCCCTCGAGCCGGACGAGGAGACCGCCCGCATCCTGCCCCTGGTCCGCGAGCTGGTGGCGGGGGGCGCCATCGTGTCGGTCGACACCTGGAAGGCGCCGGTGGCCCGGGCCGCGCTGGAGGCGGGCGCCCACCTGATCAACGACGTCAGCGGCCTGGCCGACCCCGAGATCGCCGGGCAATGCGCCCGCTTCGGCGCCGGGCTGGTCGTCATGCACACCCGCGCCCGGCCCAAGGTCAAGCAGTTCCCCGCCTACGACGACGTGGTCGGCGACGTGCGCCGGTTCCTCGAGCAGCGTGCCGACGAGGCGGTGGTACAGGGCGTCGGCCCCGAGTCCGTCGTGCTCGACCCCGGCCCCGACTTCGCCAAGACGCCGGCGCAGACGGTCGAGGTCCTCCGCCGGCTGGGCGACCTCACGGCCCTCGGCCGGCCGCTGCTGCTGGCGGTGTCCCGAAAGGACTTCGTCGGTGCGCTCACCGGCCGGGCGCCGCGGGGGCGGCTGGCAGGGACGCTGGCCGCCATCGGCGAGGGCGTCGACGCGGGAGCGTCGATCCTGCGCGTCCACGACGTCGCCGCCGCACGCGACTACCTGGCCGTGCGGGCCGCCCTGCGGGGGGAGCCGCCCGTCGACCCCTCCCTCCACCTGCCCGAGCACCTCCGGCGTGAGGCTCCGGCGGCGGGCGGCACCGGGGGCTAG